A section of the Pithys albifrons albifrons isolate INPA30051 chromosome 30, PitAlb_v1, whole genome shotgun sequence genome encodes:
- the LOC139683912 gene encoding keratin-associated protein 6-5-like, whose amino-acid sequence MTFLQSQCDDDCYSPCGYGSLYGYRGYDCGSPCGYRGLYGSLYGYRGLYGCGDRYGYGGLYGYRGIYGSGDCYGYGGLYGGYRGYYGDGCGYPGFYSGRYGFPYGSRYGRYGYGGCYSC is encoded by the coding sequence ATGACCTTCCTCCAGAGCCAGTGTGACGATGATTGCTACTCTCCCTGTGGCTATGGGAGCCTCTATGGCTACCGTGGCTACGACTGTGGGAGCCCCTGTGGCTACCGCGGCCTCTACGGGAGCCTCTACGGCTACCGCGGCCTCTACGGCTGCGGCGACCGCTACGGCTACGGAGGCCTCTACGGCTACCGCGGCATTTACGGCTCTGGGGACTGCTATGGCTATGGGGGTCTCTATGGTGGCTATAGGGGCTACTACGGGGACGGCTGTGGCTACCCAGGGTTCTACTCAGGCCGCTACGGTTTCCCCTACGGTTCTCGGTACGGCCGTTACGGCTACGGGGGCTGCTACAGCTGCTAA